The genomic stretch TACTTTAAGAAccctttccttattacattttaggCACTTTCCTAATCTATCCGACCTTCTTTCCATATTCCTCACTCTCCGCCTCTGAATATCTTTATGAAACCTTTCATGACCGTCTATCCTGCACCGCCTTTCCTACCTCGGCCCCTTCCAAGTCGATCCGGTCCGACTTATCCCCTTCTTACTTTTCCGGTCTGACCTTCCTCCATGgtaattaattgtttcaatagttatgttcaatcactctcaatctaagatcttcagctgccttgTCACCTTCTCAACGATCCTCCAACCGACCGACCGACCGACCATCGACCGTCCTTTGCCGTGTCATCTCATCTTTCTTCGAGCCTTCTCTCCTTCCTCATTGGTCGCCCCTTTTTCCTACTCCGAGCTTCTAATACCGAGCCTTAACCTATCccccatcatctagtccctcatTTTTCCGAGCTACGCAAAGCACGGCTCGGGGAAATGCATGGTTTTTCTATGTCTAGGAAAGTTTTCACTCTCCAGTCCCTTACTTTCCCAAGTTACACGAAGTACGACTCGGAAAAGTACTGCTAGCTCACCCTCCATCATCAGCCCATCTACTGTGTTCACTCATCGTTTCAAGCTCGCTTTTATTGAGGGAAAGTTTTTACTCCCCCCAGTCCCTCCTTTCTCGAGTTACGCAAATCACGACTCGGAAAAGTAGCTGTGACCGGGCTTCTTGCAAATGGTCGTCGCTCGTGCTTGCTCGATCTTCAGCTTCTGACTCTATCGTCTCACGGTCCCATCGGTCAAATGCGCCGCATTTAATACCTTTGATCCTTATCTTTTGTCGATCAGTGGGCCTCTGCACTGTCACATCGCTTTAACTCCCTTCACTCGAGTGCAACTGTTGTTTGTCTTTTCTGAGGTAATCCTTCTCCTATAAATAGCGTTGTTTTTCCATTTACTCTTACACCTTTGCTTCACAACTAGTTTTCCAAGGCCATGGGACCCAAGCACAGAATTTCCGCTCCGATCCCCCGTCGTTCTTCTCCCCGACTGGTTGAACGCGCAGCCAGAGCTCGAATATCCGCCCGCAAGGAGTGTCTGAGGTCTGATGACCTTCTTCCCGACGATGACCCCTCGCTACCTATCGACATTCTACTTGAGCCGGAAGAAGGCGACGGAGTCGCTGTACCTCTCGAACAGCCGTTCCACGGCCTTGTTTTCTCGGAGGAGTTGATTCCAGACCTTGACTATATGGAGTTCCTTGAAGAGATTGATGCTATGTTGGACCGCGGTACTCCGGATGGCGCTCCACCAGACATCGCTGTCTTTTGGGAGGTGTTCTGCGACTGTGCTTCTGTCCCTGCTTCGGCAACTCCGACTGTTTCTTTTGAGGTCGTTCCTTCGACCAAGTAGGTTCGAGGCTTAACCTATAATAGCCACTCTTTTGGTATCTTTTGCTAAAGGGGTGCATCATTGGCCCCTTTTTTTTCTAATGTAACTATCCAGCCCCCGGGCTTTAGATGAATGGAACATCATCATCTTTTTGCTCGTGccttgcttcttttttttttttctgcatgTATGTACTGAACATGTTGATTTTCCTTGGAATCGTTCCTTTGACCCCTAAGGGTGTTTTAAGAACTTTTGACGCTTGCAAACGCTAAGACAGGTCGGCCCTTAGACCCTAGCTCGATGGGGTCAAGTCGGACATATCTTCGGACTTCTCTGCGACCTTCCAGCCTTGCCCCTCAACTCGCTCTCCAATCCATGCTTCCAGTCCCTCAGACTCTTAGTCTAAGAGTTCTTCCAAATTTAGATTAACACAGTTCGATCCCTAATTGCATCGGGTCTGACATATCGCATGAAATACTCTTCAGCCCCTCAGACCTACCAAGCTTCGCTCAATCTTCCATTTTTCAAGGGATTTTCTCAGCTCGTCCCTTGAGGCCCGACATGCTACCTCGACGAGGCTTGCCTCGCGCCCACCTATCCTGACTACGCAAAACCCTCAATTTTCCGCCTTTTTCGATCTTCAATCTTCTTCGCAATTCGCACCCTCAACATTACCTTTTTTGAACCGTCGTATAGGCATTAAATGCCTTCCCACACTGACGTAAGCTAACCGTTCCATCAACCATCGCATCGCTCCCCCGCCTGTCCGATTTGGTCCGCGCGTCCTCATCTCCTTCCTCTTCCGATTCTATAAAAGGCTCACCTGCTCTCCTTCGTCCTCTTTCGCTTTCTTCTTCTGCAGTCCAGTTCCTTCTACTCCAGTCACTTTGCAGTTTCTCTACCACCATTGTCTGCTCCCACATTGCTTCTTTGCCTCCGGTGTCAGTTCCACAAACCCTTCCGGTAAGCCCttctttccctttcttgctttcTTCTTCCCCGTTCTTTCAatgtcttcgtcttcttcttcctctcacGCGAGGTTTTTAGAGAACCTCTCCGCCTCTGCCTCCAGGCCGGTCATTTTTGTTGATGCGCCGGCCGATCCTCCGATCAATGCGTCGGAGGAAGTTCCTTTTTATCTAGCCTTGGTTGCGTCCGGAATGTCACCACGGGCCAACCTTGAATGGGCTCCATGCCAGAATGAGGCCCTCAACCTTCCAGCCTAGTACACTTCTACCCTTACCTCCACTTGTCGAGTCGGCGTCCAGCCAACCATGTCTCTTTTCAACCAGCTTTTTCAAGTTTCCCATGTCGGCAAGCCCCCTTCTGCCTTCGTGTGAATATCCCAACGACGGGGTTGCCGAGTTATCGAGGGTTTAAAGGACTCCCTTAAGAAGTGGAAAAGGGACTTCTTTTTCGTCAAACCCTCCCATGGAATGGTCAAACGACACGCCAACAACACCGAAAATTGACTAATACTATCGGAAAACTAGAGTAACTTTTCAGTTCTCTTTGGATTATGAATTGCCTTTGAGTACAATAAATTGCTTATAAGTATGCAAAATTGCTTATGTCTTCCTCTCGAGACTTataacccctatttatacaagctaagaGGGATTTCTTCCTTAGGAAACTCCTAAACTACTTTAAGAACcttttccttattacattttaggCACTTTCCTAATCTATCCGACCTTCCTTCCATATTCCCCGCTTTCCGCCGCCGAATATCTTTAGGAAACCTTTCATGAACGCCTATCCTGACCGCTACTCCTACACCGCCTTTCCTACCTCGGCCCCTTCTAGGTCGATCTGGTCCGACTGATCCCCTTCTTACTTCTCCAGTCTGACTTTCCTCCATGGTAATTAACTGTTTCAATAGTTATGTTCAATCACTCTCAAtctaagatcttcagctgccATGTCACCTTTTCAACGATCCTCCGACCGACCGACCGACTGTCGACCGTCCTTTGCCGTGTCATCCCATCTTCCTTCGAGCCTTCTCCCCCTCCGCTTTGGTCGTCCATTTATCCTACTCCGAGCTTCTAGTACCGAGCCTTAACTTATccccatcaataataataataataataacaacaataataatacaaaatatgacATACAGCAACACACAtgtactatttttttgtttttataggtcgccgcctaggcgctaggcgccagTCTACCGCCTGACTCgcacctagcgcctactgcCTAAACTATAgaatttttactcaaaatggTCCTCCACCAAACTACCGTTTGTTAGACGTCAAAACTGAAGATAGAAAcgtaatttcattttctttgcaTTCTTTTTCATCTCACTTCTTAGCTAAGTTTCCatagcaacaaaaaaaaatccaaatccTAAAACAAAGTCCCATACACcatacaatatattaaaatatctcTCAATTGTCTTTTTTGCCCtctcttattatttatggttAGATTCTCATATTATTTTGGATACAATCACAACCCTTGATTGCATTTATTTGAATGCCTAGGATTTGTCCTCATTGTCCTCCATAATATATGTGTCCTCAACTcctcatttgaatatatatatatataaatataaaatgacatacacccacacacatgcactatttttttttgtttttataggttgtCGCCTAAGCGCTAAGCGCTAGTCTACTGCCCAACTCgtgcctagcgcctactacccaaactatacaatttttactcaaaatggtcctccgCCCAAACTACCATTTGTTAGACATCAAAACTGAAGATAGaaacataatttcattttctttgcaTTCTTTTTCATCTCAAGATAGAAACCACCATTTCTTTGCattcttttccaaaaaaaataacaagcacaaaatACTCACACTATCTTTAAAATCTTATTTGCTTCCTCCCAAAGGTGTTAAAAGAGTTGTagcctagtttttttttttcaggataAAACAAGCTATGGTTTTACGTTTGAGCACTCGGATGAATAAACCCGGCGAACTAGAACACGACTTTGAACAcggaaagaagaaggaagatgAGCAAAGGTTTTCTGGAAAAGCAAAAAGCGTGAGTGTTAGAGTTGTCAAAATCCAACTACTACATCCAAAGGCTTATATAGGAGAAGGAATGATAAATAACATTTATCATGGCATTAAAACTGATAACAAAATCAGTTTTTGTAACCTCCATAACATACCACCGTTAACCTGAGAATTAATTctcaaattcaaaattgaaattaattctgTAACATCATAATTAATACCTAGAACTGTACTCCGAACAATACTCGAAGAGTGGTTCAAAACATGAGGAGCTCGAAAGGTAACTACTTCGAATGGTACCTTTGAAAGATACCTGCAAGGTTATGAGAACTGACCTTTCGGTCAGATGGCCGAATAGTCACTCGCCTTGTGACTATTCGGTCCCCAAGTCCGAGTGGTAGGCACTCGCCTTGTGACTGTTCGGACACAATGTTGAGTAGTCACTGCTCAGACAGTGACAAAagagttgaaaaatatttttgaaaagttggcataacttagcccgcaaagCCAGCCACTTTTTCATACGACATTCGTACCCGCAGGTGTCGgtgtacacgagtcaagccttttttcaatgtgggacaaatgctaCTTTTAAGCCTTTTCACCTtcattttctaactcaaatgggtctactttgaaaatcaatttattactcacccattatctgttttgagcgtataatatatcaatctctgcTGCTCACTACAAAGAATCCGAATTCACTTTGACCTGAGCCAAATCAAAAGTGGACTACACATATATTTTTACCACCAAACAACTATTTACATTgttattttatgctattttttccaatatTGATCACCCACCCGGATCTGTTTCTTAGAAATGGCCTCTCCGTTCATGGGGTTACCATATTCTTCTCTCTGGTATACCTTCACGGGATCGACCAGGGAAAAGAAATAATTCAATCCTCCACCTGCGATTTGAAAAACTCCCAACTCGAATGGTCAAGAATCGTTCAATTGCTGAGCTATAATGGCTTCGTCTCCTTCGCAATCGAATTGTACTCTATGAGCACCTACGTGATGAAATTTTAAGAATCGAAGTTTTGGCCACCATACAGTGTCTGATTTCAAGTGCAAGGATGATTGGATGAAACATCTCATCTGCAATGATGAGACCGCATGGTTAGCAATGCTTCTCATGAATTTCTCAGCTTGGATAAATGAGATTTTGTGAAGCTTCTTATTGAGAAAACCCCTCCAGCCCCTCCCACTCTTTTTTaggattagtttttttttccatatagaAACTTAGCCAAGAAGTGAGATAAAAGGGACACCCGAGAAggcaaagaaaatgaaattatgtttTTATCATCAGTTTTGACATCTAACAAACGGTAGTTTGGACATATGACTCgggtaaaaattgcatagttgggGATGAAATTAGAAAAATTTGGTAGTTGAGGACCAAAGTGATGGAATTCTAATAGTCAATAGACCAATTCGAGTATTAACTCCTTCTAATATTACATTATGATttcaaagtattacattttttttaattaatattacactttctctcataagtaacaattaatcaacttattcctgattagtattacactgTTTCTCATAAGTAATTTTTGAACCTCTAAATATTACATTAGGTGTGTATTTGCATGGTCAGTGGTGCGCATTTTGGGTGATTTAGAGAAAAAACAAGGTTCTCCTGTAACAAGTGTGCATTTACACATTCGGTGGTGTGCATTGTGACCTTTGTAGGTGTGCATTTGCATGATCGGTGGTGTACATTTTTGGTGATTTATTGGACGAACAAGGTCCTCATGTAAAAAGTAAGGAATGATCATATCCATCTATTAGGATTCATCAGTTGAGGGTTTTAGTAAACAAACAcgaggtcaattttataattattgcaaactctCATATTTGCAATATGGTGTGCGATGCTGTGACCTCTATAGGTGTGCATGATTTAGATGAGGAACAAGGTCTTTTCTATAACATGTGAGAATTGATCATAACCACACATCATAAGTTCATCAATAGTGgaaggttttagtaaaaaatatagggttacttttataattattgcaaactttaaaattcgtaatatttataaataaactatgGCGTTAAAGTGTGCATTTGCACAGTCGGTGTTATGTGTTTCGAGATACTAGTCTAAATTATAATGGGTAGGCGTAAAATGAGAGGAAAATTCATACTCTCCCCATATTTAAATGGGATATTGAGTTTCTGACCAAATAAATTTGCCCTTTAAACGTGATTTTGAGGGATTTGACATGCTAATTATGTGGATTTTTTTGATGCCTTTATGTTTAATCATAGTCATTAATTTGTTAGTTTCAGTGACTATGATTTGTCCACAGTTTTTACGAGGGAGGTGGTTATCATATGAGAATTAGTAGTCTAGTGAGAAAGTGTAGACTAATGTCATTTGTTTATTTAGGATAATCAAGGGCtataaattaatgaataaatgaaaaaatGTGATGACATTTCTATAGTTACGATGATGTATTTGGAAACACTTTATAATACATCCACTAATAACTAATAGTGCATTCATGAGCGCACTATTATAGATTTTGAGTGCACAGTGCAATGTTAGTTATTCCGTTATTCGTGGATGCAATATTAAGTATTTCTAAATGCACCATCgtaattacgaaaatgtcactgtaTATTTTTCTTAAGAAAAAATACTTGATGTACTCCCAAAATCTTACTCCAACTTGCgttcaaattttattggaggaagaaaaaaatgaatgcaTAAACATCACGGTCCCtactaaattgagcaatcaaAGCATGCTAAATCATATGGAGTATATAAATGGGAGTACATGTAAAATTACTTTTTACTTAATTAACTCTTGATCAtcctgccaaggaccttgtggtccagtggcatcaaacccaaAGTAgttatactgcattgtaatagagttagtagtattaaaaaaaaaaactcttgatCATCCTAAATGGACAAATGAGATTAATTTATAGagcaaaatgacagttttgatccacatgtttattttttaccaattttcacccatgactatttttttagtactaatttTATTCACGACCACTATTGCAAAAATTCCCCACCTAGGGCGTCTAGGCGTTAGGCGCCCCTAGatcgaggcgaattgctccctaggcggccgcctagcgcctaactcggctgaTTGGGCCATGTTGGCGGCCGAatttgggcgagttaactcgcccaactcggcagagttagctgacttaactcgagcgagtcggccttgttaatttttttttattatatttatatatatttaaatttatttatttatataagtaagagaagtaagagacaTACACCCatacacatgcattatttttttgtttttataggtcgccgcctaggtaCTGCTTAAGCgacgcctagaccgcttaggcgctaggcgctagtctaccgcccgactagtgcctagtgcctactgcaaccatgttaacaactattgttttagtgtcaaaattcatcgcgtCGATCACCCATCATTTTGAAACGTACCGAAAtgtaaaaattttgagggtATCTTTGTCTTTTTCAAGttaatatctcaatttgagtactaataaatggatttaagccTTAAGATTGATCACAATTCGCAGTTCTCATCCTCatcttaccttaatttgaggatgagaactgtgaattgtaatcgatcttagggcttaaatccctttattcatgctcaaattgagattttaatttggaaaagacaaaaatatccttcaaaattttagatttcagcaTGTTTTAAATAGATGCATGACTGGTGCGATGAATTtttacactaaaataatagtcatggatgaaaattggtactaaaacaatagtcgtggagaaaaattggtagaaattaaacatgtggatcaaAACTATCATTTTACTAATACTCGTGAGACTAAATTGGTATTTGATCTTAATTTATATGTTCTCATGGTGCTACTAAttggtgttttcattttctgtgtattctttgaaggcattgtgtattgtagactacgattatatgtattcatgttagtggtacttaaagataggttgtgacgtgttttgtgtattcgaatgttaggatgatgatttctgtgtagttgtgtcaatattctgtatattccctcaagtcattctgtgtattctagacaaggattatgtgtattcccggaagtcattcgcgtccaccgTCCATTAACatttgaaacgacgtcgtttcggactagcgtccacagtgcactgtggaccctggtccatgatataacaattgatatgtatgtatgtatatattttttagaagCCACGTAAGTAGTAGTAATTGGTTGATTACATgctatttgaaattaattatatatttgtattgattcaatatgctttatgataaatttttttagttaGAGACTTAATTgcatatttagtttttttttctaaatacttATGATCATTAACTATTACTACATATTACTTTTTTgagtaataaatttttaatttactgaagcacaaagaatcaataccgcccactagaccacaaggtctttgcattaactattattattttgattcatATTGgttacacatttttttttgaattgataTAATCCAtctcaaaatgttaaaatattttaaattccaTGAAATTGCACCGTTTCGTATATAGAGTATTTCAAATATCGTAAATGGTTTTcagtttatttgaaaattttaatataatggcATTCAAAgtatcaatatgaacaaaaaaaattcaaaacaaaaatttaaaagtactaatctaaacttaaaaattagatatgAAATGATACTCTTTTTAATTAGgaaatgagatttttaattgaaggggtagTAGTCAAACCCTatagttttgttttaaaaatttatcaacaaaacactaacttttgattttgatttctaATCCTAGTACGTAAACTCATAAACCAAAGTACCAAACACACCCGTAATATTTTTCGtaaaaattaagcaaaaaacTAAACCATTGCGGTTGCTATaattattaacaaaaatcaaGCAGAATCTGGAATTACTCCAAACATATTTACGGAGTACTAATTTAACTGGATAAAATTTACGTcaacagatttttttttttgaaaataatttacgTCAACAGATGAGATCTACCCCTACCAACCCCATTTCGGCCATCTTCCTGTATATATACCCACTCTCCCGAACTTCAAACTCGCGTCGGCCCCTTCTCTTCTATCTGTGAACGAAGTAACGAACCGCTTCCTCTTTTCCCCTAAAGGTACGCTGGCTCGTTCGTATCGTTCTGTCCCCCCCTCCACCCCCTCTTGCTCTCTCGCCACTCCTTTCTTGCACTATATATGTTGCCACTACTGCTAGTACTGTTTTCATGATGAAATATTGCTAGCATTCTAGCTTCTTTATAGCTCATAAAAACTGCATATTAGCACTAGCTTCTTCATCTAATTTAAGCTAATCTATACTTAGGTGAGGAGGATCTCTGCTTGTGCGATCTGTTGTTTTCTTGTGCTTTTTTGACTTTTAGTAGTATCACTTGACTGTGAAAGTATATGAAATCTTGAATTTCATCGTGTGGACGAGGATCCGATAGTAGATCTGAGGGGTTACAAGTTAATCCTGAAATGGATGGTTATAGATCTGGATTGATGTCTTTTGTGTGTGAATAAATCTGATCATTAATTAATGgctatttatatttttgttaaatattgtgACGTGCCTACCTGCCTCCATTGTGATTGTTCATCCCATTATAGATCCGAGCCTTTGAATTGATAGATCTAAGTGAATTGTTATTCTGATCCATGCATACGTGGATTGTCATTTGCTTGTTTTATGCCTGGCATCCTGGTCCTATTAATTGCTTTAGCAACACACTCATGTGATTGCATAATGAAAGAAAAGAtggtatataactatatatgattCTGTGTCTAGAATCAGAAGAAGTTGTATTTAGGTTTAGACTTTAGAGTAGATCAGGGTGGTATGTTATGTTTTTGCAATTGAAACTGAATGACAGTTATTggatttattgaaaaaaaaaaaaaacagaaaaaatggcATCTCACATTGTTGGATATCCCCGTATGGGCCCGAAGAGAGAGCTCAAATTTGCTCTTGAGTCTTTTTGGGATGGGAAGAGCAGTGCTGAGGATCTGCAGAAGGTGGCAGCTGACCTCAGGGCATCCATATGGAAACAGATGGCTGATGCTGGGATCAAGTTCATTCCCAGCAACACTTTCTCATACTATGATCACGTGCTTGACACCACTGCCATGCTCGGTGCTGTACCCCCAAGGTACAACTGGGCTGGCGGTGAGATTGGATTTGATACTTACTTCTCCATGGCTAGAGGAAATGCCTCTGTCCCTGCCATGGAAATGACCAAGTGGTTCGATACCAACTAGTAAGTGATCTGGACCAATTCTAAATTGTCTTTATTATGAGGCCCCTCCCTTTTAATCATGTCAACTTACTTAGTTCATGTGTTGATCCAGCCATTTCATTGTCCCTGAGTTGGGTCCTGACGTCAAATTCTCTTATGCTTCCCACAAAGCAGTGACCGAATACAAGGAGGCTAAGGCGGTATGTGATCTGCAACTTCAATCTGGTgcttcataacaatattgatgAATAAATGTTTCATGCACTTGTGCTTTGAGCCTTTCATTGTCTAAGGCTTTTGAATTAGTTTGCTGATAATTGATTGAATTCCGCCTTCATTGGTGCAGCTTGGTGTTGAAACTGTCCCAGTTCTTGTTGGCCCAGTATCATACTTGTTGCTATCCAAACCTGCCAAGGGAGTTGAGAAATCTTTCCCTCTTTTGTCTCTCCTTGACAAGATCCTTCCAATCTACAAGTAAGAGATCTCAGTTTCTGTATTGAACTTTTTGTTATGAATTCCTTAAGTGGTGATGTTGTCCCACTGGCTTTTGATAACACAATTTAACTTCACTTTCAGGGAAGTTATTTCTGAATTGAAGGGTGCTGGTGCTTCTTGGATCCAGTTTGATGAGCCCAACCTTGTGATGGATCTTGAATCTCACCAGTTGGAAGCATTCACTAAGGCCTATGCTGAGCTGGAGTCATGTTTTGGTGGCCTTAATGTTCTTGTTGAGACCTACTTTGCTGATATTCCTGCTGAAGCATTCAAAACCCTTACTGCTTTGAAGGGAGTTACTGCCTTTGGTTTTGACTTGATCCGTGGAACTAAGACCATTGATTTGATTAAGGGTGGCTTTCCTTCAGGCAAGTACTTGTTTGCTGGAGTTGTTGATGGCAGGAACATTTGGGCAAATGATCTTGCTGGATCCCTCAGCACTCTGAAATCTCTTGAGGACATTGCTGGGAAAGGTATGCTTTGCAATATTTGTTGtgttattattgattttttttattacaaaaaatcaATCATTTTGTTATCTTAATTGCAGATAAGCTTGTTGTCTCCACTTCTTGCTCTCTTCTTCACACCGCTGTTGATCTTGTGAACGAAACCAAGCTGGACAATGAAATCAAATCATGGCTTGCTTTTGCTGCCCAAAAAGTTGTTGAAGTGAATGCTTTAGCCAAGGCATTATGTGGTCAAAAGGATGAGGTATAATTCCATTAGTTACTTGTACTGTAactaaaaaaattttgaaatgtaaatGGTGATGTCAATGCAAGTCAGAACAACTGGATACAATCTGTTCTTGCTTTTCTGCTTTCTAATTTGTATGCCACTACTGGCCTTGGGTGCTCATATTGTTTTATTTCCAGGCATTTTTCTCTGCTAATGCTGCAGCTCAAGCTTCAAGAAAATCCTCCCCAAGAGTAACAAATGAAGCTGTTCAAAAGGCGGTAAGTGATGAATTGAAGTTCCTTCTTCTAATTCtctcccttttttttctttttttttttttttttccttatttgcAGTACAACTGAATAATTACAATGCTTatcattttatttctttttgttttatca from Ipomoea triloba cultivar NCNSP0323 chromosome 12, ASM357664v1 encodes the following:
- the LOC115998702 gene encoding 5-methyltetrahydropteroyltriglutamate--homocysteine methyltransferase — translated: MASHIVGYPRMGPKRELKFALESFWDGKSSAEDLQKVAADLRASIWKQMADAGIKFIPSNTFSYYDHVLDTTAMLGAVPPRYNWAGGEIGFDTYFSMARGNASVPAMEMTKWFDTNYHFIVPELGPDVKFSYASHKAVTEYKEAKALGVETVPVLVGPVSYLLLSKPAKGVEKSFPLLSLLDKILPIYKEVISELKGAGASWIQFDEPNLVMDLESHQLEAFTKAYAELESCFGGLNVLVETYFADIPAEAFKTLTALKGVTAFGFDLIRGTKTIDLIKGGFPSGKYLFAGVVDGRNIWANDLAGSLSTLKSLEDIAGKDKLVVSTSCSLLHTAVDLVNETKLDNEIKSWLAFAAQKVVEVNALAKALCGQKDEAFFSANAAAQASRKSSPRVTNEAVQKAAAALKGSDHRRATNVSARRDEQQKKLNLPVLPTTTIGSFPQTVELRRVRREYKANKISEEEYVKAIKEEISKVVKLQEELDIDVLVHGEPERNDMVEYFGEQLSGFAFTANGWVQSYGSRCVKPPIIYGDVSRPKPMTVFWSSTAQSMTKRPMKGMLTGPVTILNWSFVRNDQPRFETCYQIALAIKDEVEDLEKAGINVIQIDEAALREGLPLRKAEHAFYLNWAVHSFRITNCGVQNTTQIHTHMCYSNFNDIIHSIIDMDADVITIENSRSDEKLLSVFREGVKYGAGIGPGVYDIHSPRIPSTEEIADRVNKMLAVLDTNILWVNPDCGLKTRKYTEVKPALENMVSAAKLIRTQLASAK